In Mercurialis annua linkage group LG5, ddMerAnnu1.2, whole genome shotgun sequence, a single genomic region encodes these proteins:
- the LOC126679760 gene encoding pentatricopeptide repeat-containing protein At4g21065-like translates to MYAHKLFGPKITFAYNTLIRAHASTSPSLAFSLFTNMHRTGVSPDHFTFPFVLKAYSRLQTGHQTLHTLILKLGFHSNIYVNNSLIHSYGSSSLLSLACKLFDEMPHRDLVSWSSMISCLNSNGFSLQALALFQQMQIDGNVKPDEVTMLSVVSSVSNLGDLELGKWVGGYVSRSDSLELTTSLGTALIDMYSKCGCVDDSIKVFDKMPDRNVLTWTALINGLAVHGRGKEALRLYYEMKRYNLQPDHITFTGVLVACSYAGLVDDGREIFNTIKNEYRIEPTVEHYGCMVDLLGRAGNVFEAFEFVESMPCKPNAVIWRTLLGACVNHNHLVLAEKIKEKINELDPYHDGDYVLLSNAYGEVGRYNEKAEIRKSMREKRISKEPGYSLLDRSGISRVCIAR, encoded by the coding sequence ATGTATGCACACAAATTATTTGGCCCAAAAATAACGTTCGCATACAATACCCTCATCAGAGCCCATGCTTCCACTTCTCCTTCCCTCGCCTTTTCCCTCTTCACCAACATGCACCGGACCGGCGTCTCACCTGATCACTTCACTTTCCCCtttgtactcaaagcatattcTCGCCTCCAAACGGGTCATCAAACCTTACATACGCTTATTCTAAAGCTGGGTTTCCATTCTAATATCTATGTCAACAACTCTTTGATTCATTCTTACGGCTCTTCTTCGCTACTCTCTCTTGCCTGCAAACTGTTCGACGAAATGCCTCACAGAGACTTGGTTTCATGGTCTTCTATGATTTCTTGTTTGAACAGCAATGGATTTTCGCTGCAAGCTTTAGCTTTGTTCCAACAGATGCAAATTGATGGGAATGTGAAACCTGATGAGGTTACTATGCTTAGCGTTGTCTCCTCTGTTTCGAACTTGGGAGATTTAGAATTGGGTAAATGGGTTGGCGGGTATGTTAGTAGAAGTGATAGTTTGGAGCTTACTACATCGCTGGGTACTGCTTTGATTGATATGTATTCTAAATGTGGTTGTGTTGATGATTCTATtaaagtgtttgataaaatgcctGACAGAAATGTGTTGACTTGGACTGCTTTGATTAATGGGCTCGCAGTACATGGAAGAGGTAAGGAGGCACTCCGGCTATATTATGAGATGAAAAGGTATAATCTGCAGCCTGATCATATTACCTTTACTGGTGTTTTAGTTGCTTGTAGTTATGCGGGTCTTGTCGACGATGGCCGGGAAATTTTTAACACCATTAAGAATGAATACCGTATTGAACCTACGGTTGAGCATTATGGGTGTATGGTTGATCTTTTAGGCCGTGCAGGCAATGTTTTCGAGGCTTTCGAATTTGTAGAAAGCATGCCTTGTAAACCAAATGCAGTTATTTGGAGGACTCTGCTTGGTGCTTGTGTAAACCATAACCATCTTGTATTGGCAGAGAAAATAAAGGAGAAGATCAATGAGCTAGACCCTTATCATGATGGTGACTATGTGCTTCTATCGAATGCTTACGGTGAAGTTGGTAGATATAATGAGAAGGCTGAGATTAGAAAATCGATGCGAGAGAAGAGGATTAGCAAGGAACCAGGCTATAGTTTGCTTGATCGCTCAGGAATTTCGCGAGTTTGTATCGCGAGATAG
- the LOC126682709 gene encoding pseudo histidine-containing phosphotransfer protein 6: protein MLGFGADRLRADMNRLLALLFHQGVLDEQFLQLQQLQDETSPNFVSEVVNIYFHESEKLLRNLRTLLMDRECSDYKKMGIHLNQFMGSSSSIGAKRVRNVCVAFRAASEQNNRAGCLRGLEVLEHEYCYLKNKLHELFQVEQQRVLGGGVRYPMHN from the exons ATGCTCGGGTTCGGTGCCGATCGGTTACGAGCCGATATGAACCGTTTACTAGCACTTCTCTTCCACCAGGGAGTGCTTGATGAGCAATTCTTGCAGCTACAACAGCTTCAAGATGAAACTTCTCCAAATTTCGTATCAGAAGTTGTTAATATTTACTTCCATGAATCAGAGAAGCTTTTGAGAAATCTTAGAACATTACT GATGGATAGAGAATGCTCGGACTACAAGAAAATGGGAATCCATTTGAATCAATTTATGGGAAGTAGTTCCAGCATAGGCGCCAAAAGAGTCAGAAATGTCTGTGTTGCATTTCGCGCAGCTTCCGAGCAGAATAATCGTGCAGG GTGTTTGAGAGGATTGGAAGTACTGGAGCATGAGTACTGCTACCTGAAGAATAAGTTGCACGAGCTGTTTCAG GTAGAGCAACAGAGAGTGTTGGGAGGTGGAGTTAGATACCCAATGCACAACTGA